Sequence from the Gemmatimonadota bacterium genome:
GGGTTCCCGGGGATCCTGTACCCCGACACGGCAGGCGAGAGCTGATGCCGCTGGTCAACTACTCGACGCGTGAGATCACCTGCAAGATCGTCTACTACGGGCCGGGGCGGTCCGGAAAGACGACCAACCTGCAGTACATCCACGAGCGCCTGCCCGATGCGCGCAGGGGCCAGATGATCTCGCTGGCCACCGAGACGGACCGCACGCTGTTCTTCGACTTCCTGCCCCTGGACCTGGGCACAATCTCGGGATTCCGCGTGCGCTACCAGCTCTATACCGTGCCCGGGCAGGTGTATTATGAGGCGACGCGCCGCCTGGTGCTGCGCGGCGCCGATGGCGTGGTCTTCGTGGCCGATTCGCAGCGCGAGCTGCTCGAGGAGAACGTCTCGAGCCTGCGCAGTCTCTACGCCAACCTGCTGGAGGAGGGGTTCCAGATCCGCGAGCTGCCCATCGTGCTGCAGTATAATAAGCGCGACCTGCCGGACATCCTGCCCGTGGCAGAGCTCGATCAAGTGCTGAACTTCTGGGAGCTGTCGGCCTACCCCTCCATTGCCGTGACCGGCGCCGGCGTAATGGACACGCTGCGCGCCATCAGCGAGCAGGTGCTGCGCAGCCTCTCCCGGGGCATGGCCGGCAGCCACGCCGCCCGAGGCGGCACGGCGTCGGGCCAGCCGCGGGCCCGCCGCCGCGCGCGCTAGTGGCCGTGTGAGCCGAATCGCGCTGCTCGGACTTGCGCTGGTCCCGCTCCCCGTCCGCCCGTCCGCGCCTCCGGCCGCCGCCACGCCCTCCTGCC
This genomic interval carries:
- a CDS encoding gliding-motility protein MglA, encoding MPLVNYSTREITCKIVYYGPGRSGKTTNLQYIHERLPDARRGQMISLATETDRTLFFDFLPLDLGTISGFRVRYQLYTVPGQVYYEATRRLVLRGADGVVFVADSQRELLEENVSSLRSLYANLLEEGFQIRELPIVLQYNKRDLPDILPVAELDQVLNFWELSAYPSIAVTGAGVMDTLRAISEQVLRSLSRGMAGSHAARGGTASGQPRARRRAR